A window of Rhinatrema bivittatum chromosome 2, aRhiBiv1.1, whole genome shotgun sequence contains these coding sequences:
- the LOC115083855 gene encoding zinc finger protein 11-like: MPAGASAQDPVTFEDIAVHFSQEEWEGLDEGQKELHKEVMKENYQALCSLGSGSPTVTPDIISHIERGEEPYIRDEPGSEERGTGRSSCSEKDHPSPYKAGTHQSEISENPEENKMSTASDEEDTYSCSEWEKKYRHQSISKKMQRNLAQYSSLCKQSARNITHTGENQKIQPMEQRCLCDLCQIFLIDPVPLKSQQQSPMEKKQSIATAWGKTFRQKRKQTQEKTHTGEAPLTCSTGGKGFNKKRELLYHHKDIKGQRLCTNKDYSTGSIYKPNLTKYQKRKANRKTNLWLKSVRLRTWLKCHQKLHTGVKLYTCTQCDKSFSLKVQLTRHQMTHNGDEPFTCVECGKSFRNKKILAYHKRIHTGEEPLMGTEFGKRFNQKTSLEYHKRIHKEEKQFPCSECGKSFSHKSTLASHQRIHTREKLYTCTECGKSFICKVHLTSHQRIHTGEKPYICSECDKSFTNMSGLANHQRIHTGEKPYTCTECGKNFISKSHLTRHQRIHIGEKPYTCTACGKSFITNGNLTSHQIIHTGEKPYICSECGKSFSRTSALANHQTIHTGDKPYTCTECGKSFICKSRLTRHQRIHTGEKPYKCTDCGKSFTLKGDLSNHQKIHTGEKPYKCTDCGKSFTLKGDLSNHQKIHTGEKPYTCSACDKSFITKAGLTRHQRIHKGEKPYTCTECGKNFISKSHLTRHQRIHIGEKPYICSECGKSFNNTSALANHKRIHTGEKPFMCSECDKSFTNRATLANHQRIHTGEKPYTCTECGKSFICKAHLTRHQRIHTGEKPFMCPECDKSFSDTSTLANHQRIHTGEKPFMCSECDKSFTNRATLANHQRIHIGEKPYTCTECGKNFISKSHLTRHQRIHTGEKPYTCTECGKSFISKACLTSHQRIHTGEKPYICSECGKSFNNTSALANHKRIHTGEKPFMCSECDKSFTNRATLANHQRIHTGEKPYTCTECGKSFICKAHLTRHQRIHTGEKPFMCPECDKSFSDTSTLANHQRIHTGEKPFMCSECDKSFTNRATLANHQRIHTGEKPYTCTECGKSFISKARLTRHQRIHTGEKLYICSECDKSFNNASALANHQRIHTGAKLFMCSECGKRFTLKGDLSNHQMSHTGEKPHRCTECGKSFISKEHLSNHQRIHT; the protein is encoded by the exons GATCAGGCTCTCCGACTGTCACCCCTGATATTATCTCCCACATTGAACGAGGGGAAGAGCCGTACATCAGGGATGAGCCGGGATCAGAGGAAAGAGGAACTGGGagaagcagctgctcag AAAAAGATCATCCCAGTCCATATAAGGCAGGAACTCATCAGTCAGAGATCAGCGAGAATCCAGAAGAGAACAAGATGTCAACAGCAAGTGATGAAGAGGATACTTATTCCTGTTCTGAGTGGGAGAAAAAGTATAGGCATcaatccatctcaaaaaagatgcaaAGAAATTTAGCACAATATTCATCCCTCTGTAAGCAAAGTGCCCGAAATATCACACATACAGGGGAAAACCAGAAAATCCAGCCAATGGAACAAAGATGTTTATGTGATTTATGTCAGATATTTCTCATAGATCCTGTACCTCTGAAATCACAGCAGCAATCTCCCATGGAAAAGAAGCAATCTATAGCTACAGCCTGGGGGAAAACCTTCAGGCAGAAGAGAAAACAGACTCAAGAGAAAACACATACAGGAGAAGCACCATTAACATGTTCTACTGGAGGGAAAGGTTTCAATAAGAAGAGAGAACTATTGTACCATCACAAAGATATCAAAGGGCAAAGACTGTGTACAAATAAAGACTATAGTACAGGTTCTATTTATAAACCAAACCTCACAAAATatcagaaaagaaaagcaaatagaaagacaaatTTATGGCTTAAAAGCGTTAGATTGAGGACCTGGCTCAAATGTCACCAGAAACTTCACACAGGAGTGAAATTATATACATGTACTCAGTGTGATAAGAGTTTCAGTTTGAAGGTACAGCTTACAAGACACCAAATGACCCACAACGGAGATGAACCATTCACATGTgttgagtgtggtaaaagttttaGGAATAAAAAAATCCTTGCATATCacaagagaatccacacaggagaagaACCATTAATGGGTACTGAGTTTGGTAAGAGATTCAATCAGAAAACAAGCCTTGAATACCACAAGAGAATCCACAAAGAAGAGAAACAATTCCCGTGTTCTGAGTGTGGTAAGAGTTTCAGTCATAAGTCGACCCTTGCAAGCCACCAGAGGATCCATACAAGAGAGAAACTatatacatgtactgagtgtggtaaaagctttattTGTAAAGTACATCTTACAagccatcagagaatccacacaggagaaaaaccatACATATGTTCAGAATGTGATAAGAGTTTCACTAATATGTCAGGCCTTGCAAATCACCAgaggatccacacaggagagaaaccatatacatgtactgagtgtggtaagaACTTTATTTCTAAGTCACATCTTACAcgccatcagagaatccacataGGAGAGAAACCATATACATGTACTGCGTGTGGTAAGAGCTTCATTACTAACGGAAATCTTACAAGCCATCAGAtaatccacacaggagaaaaaccatACATATGTTCAGAGTGTGGAAAGAGTTTCAGTAGAACGTCAGCCCTTGCAAATCACCAGACGATCCACACAGGAGACAAACCatatacatgtactgagtgtggtaagagCTTCATTTGTAAGTCACGTCTTACAcgccatcagagaatccacacaggagagaaaccatataAGTGTACTgactgtggtaaaagctttacgTTGAAAGGGGATCTTTCAAACCACCAGaagatccacacaggagagaaaccatataAGTGTACTgactgtggtaaaagctttacgTTGAAAGGGGATCTTTCAAACCACCAGaagatccacacaggagagaaaccatataCATGTAGTGCGTGTGATAAGAGCTTCATTACTAAGGCAGGTCTTACAAGGCATCAGAGAATTCACAAAGGAGAGAAACCatatacatgtactgagtgtggtaagaACTTTATTTCTAAGTCACATCTTACAcgccatcagagaatccacataGGAGAGAAACCATACATATGTTCAGAGTGTGGTAAGAGTTTCAATAATACATCAGCTCTTGCAAATCacaagagaatccacacaggtgagaaaCCGTTTATGTGTTCAGAGTGTGATAAGAGTTTCACTAATAGGGCAACCCTTGCAAATCATCAgaggatccacacaggagagaaaccatatacatgtactgagtgtggtaagagCTTCATTTGTAAGGCACATCTTACAcgccatcagagaatccacacaggtgagaaaccatttatgtGTCCAGAGTGTGATAAGAGTTTCAGTGATACGTCAACCCTTGCAAATCACCAGAGGATCCACACAGGTGAGAAACCGTTTATGTGTTCAGAGTGTGATAAGAGTTTCACTAATAGGGCAACCCTTGCAAATCATCAGAGGATCCACATAGGAGAGAAACCatatacatgtactgagtgtggtaagaACTTTATTTCTAAGTCACATCTTACAAgacatcagagaatccacacaggagagaaaccatatacatgtactgagtgtggtaagagCTTTATTTCTAAGGCATGTCTTACAagccatcagagaatccacactggagaaaaaccatacATATGTTCAGAGTGTGGTAAGAGTTTCAATAATACATCAGCTCTTGCAAATCacaagagaatccacacaggtgagaaaCCGTTTATGTGTTCAGAGTGTGATAAGAGTTTCACTAATAGGGCAACCCTTGCAAATCATCAgaggatccacacaggagagaaaccatatacatgtactgagtgtggtaagagCTTCATTTGTAAGGCACATCTTACAcgccatcagagaatccacacaggtgagaaaccatttatgtGTCCAGAGTGTGATAAGAGTTTCAGTGATACGTCAACCCTTGCAAATCACCAGAGGATCCACACAGGTGAGAAACCGTTTATGTGTTCAGAGTGTGATAAGAGTTTCACTAATAGGGCAACCCTTGCAAATCATCAgaggatccacacaggagagaaaccatatacatgtactgagtgtggtaagagCTTCATTTCTAAGGCACGTCTTACAcgccatcagagaatccacacaggagaaaaactATACATATGTTCAGAATGTGATAAGAGTTTCAATAATGCGTCAGCCCTTGCAaatcaccagagaatccacacaggtgcaAAACTGTTTATGtgttctgagtgtggtaaaaggtTCACTTTGAAAGGGGATCTTTCAAACCACCAGATgagccacacaggagagaaacctcatagatgtactgagtgtggtaagagCTTCATTTCTAAGGAACATCTCTCAaaccatcagagaatccatacatGA